The Opisthocomus hoazin isolate bOpiHoa1 chromosome 30, bOpiHoa1.hap1, whole genome shotgun sequence genome has a window encoding:
- the LOC142365007 gene encoding scale keratin-like — translation MSCYDLCPPKTSVAVPQPIAESCNELCARQCPDSSAFIQPPPVVVTFPGPILSSFPQQAVVGSSGAPAFGGSLGLGGLYGAGATLGSGGLCTFGRPYASPAYSPCALPRYSRKLWDTCGPC, via the coding sequence ATGTCTTGCTACGACCTGTGCCCACCCAAGACCAGcgttgctgtcccacagcccatcgctgagagctgcaacgagctgtgtgcccggcagtgtcccgactcctcagccttcatccagccaccgcctgtggtcgtcaccttccccggccccatcctcagctccttcccccagcaagccgTGGTGGGCTCTTCCGGAGCACCGGCCTTTGGAGGCTCCCTGGGACTGGGGGGCCTCTACGGTGCTGGTGCCACGCTGGGCTCGGGGGGCCTCTGCACCTTTGGCAGACCCTATGCTTCTCCTGCCTACAGCCCTTGTGCCTTGCCCCGCTACAGCAGGAAGCTGTGGGACACCTGTGGGCCCTGCTAA
- the LOC142365005 gene encoding scale keratin-like encodes MSCYDLCPPKTSVAVPQPIADSCNELCARQCPDSSAFIQPPPVVVTFPGPILSSFPQQAVVGSSGAPAFGGSLGLGGLYGAGATLGSGGLCTFGRPYASPAYSPCALPRYSKKLWDTCGPC; translated from the coding sequence ATGTCTTGCTACGACCTGTGCCCACCCAAGACCAGcgttgctgtcccacagcccatcgctgacagctgcaacgagctgtgtgcccggcagtgtcccgactcctcagccttcatccagccaccgcctgtggtcgtcaccttccccggccccatcctcagctccttcccccagcaagccgtggtgggctcgtccggagcaccggcctttggaggctccctggggctggggggcctctACGGTGCTGGTGCCACACTGGGCTCGGGGGGCCTCTGCACCTTTGGCAGACCCTATGCTTCTCCTGCCTACAGCCCTTGTGCCTTGCCCCGCTACAGCAAGAAGCTGTGGGACACCTGTGGGCCCTGCTAA
- the LOC142365009 gene encoding scale keratin-like: MSCYDLCPPKTSVAVPQPIAESCNELCARQCPDSSAFIQPPPVVVTFPGPILSSFPQQAVVGSSEAPAFGGSLGLGGLYGAGATQGSGGLCTFGRPYASPAYSPCALPRYSRKLWDTCGPC, translated from the coding sequence ATGTCTTGCTACGACCTGTGCCCACCCAAGACCAGCGTagctgtcccacagcccatcgctgagagctgcaacgagctgtgtgcccggcagtgtcccgactcctcagccttcatccagccaccgcctgtggtcgtcaccttccccggccccatcctcagctccttcccccagcaagccgTGGTGGGCTCTTCCGAAGCACCGGCCTTTggaggctccctggggctggggggcctctACGGTGCTGGTGCCACGCAGGGCTCGGGGGGCCTCTGCACCTTTGGCAGACCCTATGCTTCTCCTGCCTACAGCCCTTGTGCCTTGCCCCGCTACAGCAGGAAGCTGTGGGACACCTGTGGGCCCTGCTAA
- the LOC104334265 gene encoding scale keratin produces MSCYDLCPPKTSVAVPQPIADSCNELCARQCPDSSAFIQPPPVVVTFPGPILSSFPQQAVVGSSGAPAFGGSLGLGGLYGSGATLGSGGLCTFGRPYASPAYSPCALPRYSRKLWDTCGPC; encoded by the coding sequence ATGTCTTGCTACGACCTGTGCCCACCCAAGACCAGcgttgctgtcccacagcccatcgctgacagctgcaacgagctgtgtgcccggcagtgtcccgactcctcagccttcatccagccaccgcctgtggtcgtcaccttccccggccccatcctcagctccttcccccagcaagccgtggtgggctcgtccggagcaccggcctttggaggctccctggggctggggggcctctACGGTTCTGGTGCCACGCTGGGCTCGGGGGGCCTCTGCACCTTTGGCAGACCCTATGCTTCTCCTGCCTACAGCCCTTGTGCCTTGCCCCGCTACAGCAGGAAGCTGTGGGACACCTGTGGGCCCTGCTAA
- the LOC104334266 gene encoding scale keratin — protein MSCYDLCSTAVGGINRPQPLTDSCNEPCVRQCPDSTTVIQPPPVVVTFPGPILSSFPQDSVVGSSGAPILGGSNSLGYGSSLGYGVLRGYGSSLGYGVLGGYGSSLGYGGLGGYGGYGSSLGYGGSSLSCGGLYGYGGSLGYGGLYGYGRSYGSGSCSPYSYRYSRYRRGSCGPC, from the coding sequence ATGTCTTGCTATGACCTGTGCTCCACCGCTGTTGGTGGCATCAACCGCCCTCAGCCGCTCACTGACAGCTGCAATGAGCCGTGTGTGCGTCAGTGCCCCGACTCCACGACTGTGATCCAGCCGCCTCCAGTCGTCGTCACCTTccctggccccatcctcagctcttTCCCCCAGGATTCGGTTGTGGGATCCTCTGGAGCACCCATCCTTGGAGGCTCTAACTCACTTGGCTATGGGTCCTCCCTGGGCTATGGGGTTCTGAGGGGCTATGGGTCCTCCCTGGGCTATGGGGTTCTGGGAGGCTATGGGTCCTCCCTGGGCTATGGGGGTCTGGGAGGCTATGGGGGCTATGGCTCCTCCCTGGGCTATGGGGGCTCCTCCCTGAGCTGTGGAGGTCTGTACGGCTATGGGGGCTCCCTGGGTTACGGGGGCCTGTATGGCTATGGTAGATCCTACGGTTCTGGCTCTTGCAGCCCTTACTCCTACCGGTACAGCAGGTACCGCCGTGGCAGCTGTGGGCCCTGCTAA
- the LOC104334267 gene encoding scale keratin yields MSCYDLCSTSACGVYRPQPLTDSCNEPCVRQCPDSTTVIQPPPVVVTFPGPILSSFPQDSVVGSSGAPILGGSNSLGYGSSLGYGVLRGYGSSLGYGVLGGYGSSLGYGVLGGYGGYGSSLGYGGSSLSYGGLYGYGGSLGYGGLYGYGRSYGSGSCSPYSYRYSRYRRGSCGPC; encoded by the coding sequence ATGTCTTGCTACGACCTGTGCTCCACCTCTGCCTGTGGCGTCTACCGCCCTCAGCCACTCACTGACAGCTGCAATGAGCCGTGTGTGCGTCAGTGCCCCGACTCCACGACTGTGATCCAGCCGCCTCCAGTCGTCGTCACCTTccctggccccatcctcagctcttTCCCCCAGGATTCGGTTGTGGGATCCTCTGGAGCACCCATCCTTGGAGGCTCTAACTCACTTGGCTATGGGTCCTCCCTGGGCTATGGGGTTCTGAGGGGCTATGGGTCCTCCCTGGGCTATGGGGTTCTGGGAGGCTATGGGTCCTCCCTGGGCTATGGGGTTCTGGGAGGCTATGGGGGCTATGGCTCCTCCCTGGGCTATGGGGGCTCCTCCCTGAGCTATGGAGGTCTGTACGGCTATGGGGGCTCCCTGGGTTACGGGGGCCTGTATGGCTATGGTAGATCCTACGGTTCTGGCTCTTGTAGCCCTTACTCCTACCGGTACAGCAGGTACCGCCGTGGCAGCTGTGGGCCCTGCTAA
- the LOC142364932 gene encoding scale keratin-like: MACYDLCSTSACGIYRPQPLADSCNEPCVRQCPDSTTVIQPPPVVVTFPGPILSSFPQDSVVGSSGAPVLGGYGGYGYGGYGYGGYGYGGYRGLSGYGGYGGYGGLYGYGGSLGYGGLYGYGRPYGSSYCNPYSYWSNRYLRGSCGPC, translated from the coding sequence ATGGCTTGCTACGACCTGTGCTCCACCTCTGCCTGCGGCATCTACCGCCCTCAGCCCCTTGCTGACAGCTGCAATGAGCCGTGCGTCCGTCAGTGCCCCGACTCCACGACTGTGATCCAGCCGCCTCCAGTCGTTGTCACcttccccggccccatcctcagctcttTCCCTCAGGATTCAGTTGTGGGATCCTCTGGAGCACCCGTCCTTGGGGGCTATGGGGGCTATGGCTATGGGGGCTATGGCTATGGAGGCTATGGCTATGGGGGCTACAGAGGCCTCAGTGGTTATGGGGGCTATGGGGGCTATGGGGGTCTGTATGGCTATGGGGGCTCCCTGGGTTACGGGGGCCTGTATGGCTATGGTAGACCCTATGGATCTAGCTATTGCAACCCTTACTCCTACTGGAGCAACAGGTACCTCCGTGGCAGCTGTGGGCCCTGCTAA
- the LOC104334268 gene encoding scale keratin-like, translated as MACYDLCSTSACGIYRPQPLADSCNEPCVRQCPDSTTVIQPPPVVVTFPGPILSSFPQDSVVGSSGAPVLGGYGGYGYGGYGYGGYGYGGYGGLSGYGGYGGYGGLYGYGGSLGYGGLYGYGRPYGSSYCNPYSYWSNRYLRGSCGPC; from the coding sequence ATGGCTTGCTACGACCTGTGCTCCACCTCTGCCTGCGGCATCTACCGCCCTCAGCCCCTCGCTGACAGCTGCAATGAGCCGTGCGTCCGTCAGTGCCCCGACTCCACGACTGTGATCCAGCCGCCTCCAGTCGTCGTCACCTTccctggccccatcctcagctcttTCCCTCAGGATTCAGTTGTGGGATCCTCTGGAGCACCCGTCCTTGGGGGCTATGGGGGCTATGGCTATGGGGGCTATGGCTATGGAGGCTATGGCTATGGGGGCTACGGAGGCCTCAGTGGTTATGGGGGCTATGGGGGCTATGGGGGTCTGTATGGCTATGGGGGCTCCCTGGGTTACGGGGGCCTGTATGGCTATGGTAGACCCTATGGATCTAGCTATTGCAACCCTTACTCCTACTGGAGCAACAGGTACCTCCGTGGCAGCTGTGGGCCCTGCTAA